In Streptomyces sp. NBC_01439, the following are encoded in one genomic region:
- a CDS encoding M48 metallopeptidase family protein, with the protein MKGNGVPENGRESLVFEPRTGGTFATATGYRRGVSADPPQRAVEVRRSARRRRTVSAYREGDRTVVLIPARMSEAEEQRWVGVMLDKLAAQESRRTFGDAELTERAAQLSEQYFDGRARPRTVRWVTNQNTRWGSCTPAEGSIRLSHRLQGMPEYVVDYVLLHELAHLLVPGHGPRFWELLEAYPRTERARGYLEGVVAAERLPKVPAAREE; encoded by the coding sequence ATGAAGGGAAATGGGGTTCCGGAAAACGGCCGTGAATCCCTCGTGTTCGAACCGCGGACGGGCGGGACTTTCGCCACCGCAACCGGGTACCGTCGTGGCGTGTCCGCCGACCCACCGCAGCGCGCCGTCGAAGTCCGCCGGAGCGCGCGCCGCCGCAGGACCGTATCCGCCTATCGCGAGGGTGACCGTACGGTCGTGCTCATCCCTGCCCGGATGTCCGAGGCGGAGGAGCAGCGCTGGGTGGGGGTCATGCTCGACAAACTGGCCGCCCAGGAGAGCCGGCGCACCTTCGGGGACGCGGAACTCACCGAGCGCGCCGCGCAGCTGTCCGAGCAGTACTTCGACGGCCGCGCCCGCCCCCGCACGGTCCGCTGGGTCACCAACCAGAACACCCGCTGGGGCTCCTGCACCCCCGCCGAAGGCAGCATCCGGCTCTCGCACCGGCTCCAGGGGATGCCCGAGTACGTCGTCGACTACGTGCTCCTGCACGAGCTGGCCCACCTGCTCGTACCCGGCCACGGGCCCCGCTTCTGGGAACTGCTGGAGGCGTACCCGCGCACCGAGAGGGCCCGCGGCTACCTGGAGGGCGTGGTCGCCGCCGAGCGCCTGCCGAAGGTCCCCGCGGCCCGCGAGGAATGA
- a CDS encoding ABC1 kinase family protein, which yields MSDLPRKAVTRTVKLAALPLGIAGRATWGLGKRIGGKSAEIVARELQQRTAEQLFRTLGELKGGAMKFGQALSVFESALPEEIAGPYRAALTKLQEAAPPLPAATVHQVLTDRLGADWRDLFEEFEDQPAAAASIGQVHRAVWHDGRQVAVKVQYPGAGEALLSDLKQLGRFAGLLGPLIPGMEIKPLIKELRDRVAEELDYELEAEAQRTHSDAFVDDPDVVVPDVVHQGDQVLVTEWMEGTPLSEVIADGTQEERDRAGQLLAGFLFSGPARTGLLHADPHPGNFRLIPGADGRMRLGVLDFGTVDRLPGGWPKPIGRSLRMTLDGDAEGVYGHLCAEGFVKESVELDPDAVLDYLKPIIEPAEAEEFTFTRPWLRGQAARIADPRSPAHQLGRQINLPPSYLLIHRVTLSTIGVLCQLGATVRLRDELDTWLPGFASAE from the coding sequence ATGTCTGATCTTCCCCGGAAGGCGGTCACCCGTACGGTCAAGCTGGCCGCGCTGCCGCTCGGCATAGCGGGCCGGGCCACGTGGGGGCTGGGCAAGCGGATCGGGGGCAAGTCCGCGGAGATCGTGGCGCGCGAGCTCCAGCAGCGCACCGCAGAGCAGTTGTTCCGCACGCTCGGGGAGCTGAAGGGCGGTGCCATGAAGTTCGGGCAGGCCCTGTCGGTCTTCGAGTCGGCCCTGCCCGAGGAGATCGCGGGGCCCTACCGGGCGGCGCTGACCAAGCTTCAGGAGGCGGCCCCGCCGCTGCCCGCGGCGACGGTGCACCAGGTGCTGACGGACCGTCTCGGCGCAGACTGGCGGGATCTGTTCGAGGAGTTCGAGGACCAGCCGGCTGCGGCGGCCTCCATCGGGCAGGTGCACCGGGCGGTGTGGCACGACGGCCGGCAGGTGGCCGTCAAGGTCCAGTACCCGGGCGCCGGTGAGGCGTTGTTGTCGGACCTGAAGCAACTGGGCCGGTTCGCGGGGCTGCTGGGGCCGCTGATCCCCGGCATGGAGATCAAGCCGCTGATCAAGGAGTTGCGCGACCGGGTAGCCGAGGAACTCGACTACGAACTGGAGGCCGAGGCCCAACGGACGCACTCGGACGCCTTCGTGGACGATCCGGACGTGGTCGTGCCGGACGTCGTGCACCAGGGCGACCAGGTGCTGGTGACCGAGTGGATGGAAGGGACCCCGCTGTCGGAGGTGATAGCCGACGGCACCCAGGAGGAGCGGGATCGCGCCGGACAACTGCTGGCCGGATTCCTGTTCTCTGGTCCGGCGCGCACCGGCCTGCTGCACGCGGACCCGCACCCGGGCAACTTCCGGTTGATACCGGGGGCGGACGGCCGGATGCGGCTGGGGGTCCTGGACTTCGGCACGGTCGACCGGCTGCCCGGTGGCTGGCCCAAACCGATCGGCAGATCGCTGCGGATGACGCTGGACGGTGACGCCGAGGGGGTCTACGGGCACCTGTGCGCCGAGGGGTTCGTGAAGGAGTCCGTCGAGCTCGACCCCGACGCGGTGCTGGACTACCTGAAACCGATCATCGAGCCCGCCGAGGCGGAGGAGTTCACCTTCACCCGGCCGTGGCTGCGCGGCCAGGCGGCGCGGATCGCCGATCCCCGCTCCCCCGCGCACCAGTTGGGCCGGCAGATCAACCTGCCGCCGTCCTACCTGCTGATCCACCGCGTGACGTTGAGCACCATCGGGGTGCTGTGCCAGCTGGGCGCGACGGTGCGACTGCGAGACGAACTGGACACCTGGCTGCCGGGGTTCGCCTCCGCCGAGTGA
- a CDS encoding WhiB family transcriptional regulator, with protein MQLEAHAPSVPQTQMISPPAVPEDHTLTPLTALTALDDAIENLGVPVPCRTFDPEVFFAESPADVEYAKSLCRTCPLVEACLAGAVERREPWGVWGGELFVQGVVVARKRPRGRPRKNPVVTA; from the coding sequence GTGCAACTCGAAGCGCACGCCCCGTCCGTACCGCAGACCCAAATGATCTCCCCGCCCGCAGTCCCGGAGGACCACACCTTGACCCCGCTCACCGCGCTGACCGCGCTCGACGACGCCATCGAGAACCTCGGTGTGCCCGTCCCCTGCCGCACCTTCGACCCCGAGGTCTTCTTCGCCGAGTCCCCGGCCGACGTCGAGTACGCCAAGTCCCTCTGCCGCACCTGCCCGCTGGTCGAGGCCTGCCTCGCCGGAGCGGTCGAGCGCCGCGAGCCCTGGGGTGTCTGGGGTGGCGAGCTCTTCGTCCAGGGTGTCGTCGTCGCCCGCAAGCGTCCCCGTGGCCGTCCGCGCAAGAACCCGGTTGTCACGGCATGA
- a CDS encoding AIM24 family protein: MNQQLAGFAPTPVTARMENHGRAMLKVAMQSGQDLFARTGSMVAYEGFVQYEPNPPAVRQMASQWITGEGAPLMKCTGDGLLYLADYGADVVVINLNNDSLSVNGTNLLAFDAHLQWGVERVKGLAKFAGQGLFNVQIAGTGWVALTSRGTPIVVDCGRGDDETYVDPDALVAWSPNLKVKGKRSFKASSMIGRGSGEAYQMAFSGQGIVVVQPSEDSTDRLRARG, translated from the coding sequence ATGAACCAGCAACTCGCGGGCTTCGCCCCGACCCCCGTCACGGCCCGCATGGAGAACCACGGCCGGGCCATGCTCAAGGTCGCCATGCAGAGCGGCCAGGACCTCTTCGCCCGTACCGGCTCGATGGTCGCCTACGAGGGCTTCGTCCAGTACGAGCCCAACCCGCCGGCCGTCCGTCAAATGGCCTCGCAGTGGATCACCGGCGAAGGCGCGCCGCTGATGAAGTGCACCGGCGACGGCCTGCTCTACCTCGCCGACTACGGCGCCGACGTGGTCGTCATCAACCTCAACAACGACTCGCTCTCGGTCAACGGCACCAACCTGCTCGCCTTCGACGCACACCTCCAGTGGGGCGTCGAGCGAGTCAAGGGCCTCGCCAAGTTCGCCGGCCAGGGCCTGTTCAACGTTCAGATCGCGGGCACCGGGTGGGTCGCCCTGACCTCCCGCGGCACCCCGATCGTGGTCGACTGCGGCCGCGGCGACGACGAGACGTACGTCGACCCCGACGCGCTCGTCGCCTGGTCGCCGAATCTCAAGGTCAAGGGAAAGCGCAGCTTCAAGGCCTCGTCGATGATCGGCCGGGGCAGCGGGGAGGCCTACCAGATGGCCTTCTCCGGCCAGGGCATCGTCGTCGTACAGCCCAGCGAGGACAGCACCGACCGGCTCCGGGCCCGGGGCTGA
- a CDS encoding mycoredoxin: MQDTGTVTMYSTTWCGYCRRLKTQLDREGIAYNEINIELDPESAAFVEKANGGNQTVPTVLVTSATGNESVMTNPSLAQVKQALAV; this comes from the coding sequence ATGCAGGACACGGGCACCGTCACGATGTACAGCACGACCTGGTGCGGCTACTGCCGTCGGCTGAAGACCCAGCTGGACCGGGAAGGCATCGCGTACAACGAGATCAACATCGAGCTCGACCCGGAGTCCGCCGCGTTCGTGGAGAAGGCCAACGGCGGCAACCAGACGGTTCCCACCGTGCTCGTGACGTCCGCCACGGGCAACGAGTCCGTCATGACGAACCCGAGCCTGGCCCAGGTCAAGCAGGCCCTCGCCGTCTGA
- a CDS encoding NUDIX hydrolase, whose translation MSLHEDAVLVLKAYEDQPELRDLYLEHLAAHPDGVYKPCGAGHVTGSALVIDPVRGRVLLTLHKKLGMWLQMGGHCEAGDRTLAEVALREAREESGIASGLTLVEGGPVRLDRHPIPAPCNWHLDVQYAALAPAGAVAEISEESLDLRWFPYEEVAAVADASVVRLLEAALARLDG comes from the coding sequence GTGAGCCTGCACGAAGACGCGGTCCTCGTCCTGAAGGCGTACGAGGACCAGCCGGAGCTGCGCGACCTGTACCTGGAGCACCTGGCGGCCCACCCGGACGGGGTCTACAAGCCCTGTGGGGCCGGGCACGTCACGGGCAGCGCACTGGTGATCGATCCGGTGCGGGGGCGCGTCCTGCTGACCCTGCACAAGAAGCTCGGTATGTGGCTCCAGATGGGCGGCCACTGCGAGGCCGGTGACCGGACCCTCGCCGAGGTGGCGCTGCGCGAGGCCCGTGAGGAGTCGGGCATCGCGTCGGGGCTGACGCTGGTCGAAGGCGGGCCGGTGCGCCTGGACCGGCACCCGATCCCGGCGCCCTGCAACTGGCACCTGGACGTGCAGTACGCGGCGCTGGCTCCGGCCGGCGCGGTGGCGGAGATCAGCGAGGAGTCCCTGGACCTGCGCTGGTTCCCGTACGAGGAGGTGGCGGCGGTGGCCGACGCGTCCGTCGTACGGCTGCTGGAGGCGGCCTTGGCGCGGCTCGACGGCTGA
- the nudC gene encoding NAD(+) diphosphatase, which yields MEVPVSTHTERPPTERPLSLAAPSGIDRAAHHRLDEAWLAAAWSHPTTRVFVVSGGQVLIDDTPDGGTGIVMTPAFEAPVTETHRYFLGTDEDGVRYFALQKDALPGRMDQSARPAGLREAGLLLSPRDAGLMVHAVALENWQRMHRFCSRCGERTVVAAAGHIRRCPGCGAEHYPRTDPAVIMLVTDEHDRALLGRQVHWPEGRFSTLAGFVEPGESIEQSVVREVWEEAGVRVGEVEYVASQPWPFPYSLMLGFRARATTSEITVDGEEIEEARWFSREELRAAFASGEVLPPSGISIAARLVELWYGEPLPKAAA from the coding sequence TTGGAAGTACCTGTGAGCACCCATACCGAGCGCCCTCCCACCGAGCGCCCCCTTTCGCTCGCCGCGCCCAGCGGGATCGACCGCGCCGCGCACCACCGGCTCGACGAGGCGTGGCTCGCCGCGGCCTGGAGCCACCCCACGACCCGGGTATTCGTCGTTTCCGGCGGCCAGGTCCTGATCGACGACACCCCCGACGGCGGCACCGGCATCGTGATGACCCCGGCCTTCGAGGCCCCGGTCACCGAGACCCACCGCTACTTCCTGGGCACCGACGAGGACGGCGTACGGTACTTCGCGCTGCAGAAGGACGCGCTGCCCGGCCGCATGGACCAGTCGGCCAGGCCGGCCGGCCTGCGCGAGGCCGGCCTGCTGCTGTCCCCGCGCGACGCCGGGCTGATGGTGCACGCGGTGGCGCTGGAGAACTGGCAGCGGATGCACCGCTTCTGCTCGCGCTGCGGCGAGCGCACGGTGGTCGCGGCCGCCGGGCACATCCGCCGCTGCCCGGGCTGCGGCGCCGAGCACTACCCGCGCACCGACCCGGCCGTGATCATGCTGGTCACGGACGAGCACGACCGGGCGCTGCTGGGCCGCCAGGTGCACTGGCCGGAGGGCCGCTTCTCCACGCTGGCGGGGTTCGTGGAGCCCGGCGAGTCGATAGAGCAGTCCGTCGTCCGCGAGGTGTGGGAGGAGGCGGGCGTCCGGGTCGGCGAGGTCGAGTACGTGGCCAGCCAGCCGTGGCCCTTCCCGTACAGCCTGATGCTCGGCTTCAGGGCCCGCGCCACCACCTCGGAGATCACGGTGGACGGCGAGGAGATCGAGGAGGCCCGCTGGTTCTCCCGCGAGGAGCTGCGCGCGGCGTTCGCGTCGGGCGAGGTGCTGCCCCCATCGGGCATCTCCATCGCCGCCCGGCTGGTCGAGCTCTGGTACGGCGAGCCGCTGCCGAAGGCGGCCGCGTAA
- a CDS encoding ATP-dependent DNA helicase UvrD2 — protein MRAACGQLSRPTHETWQHGGVTAATHSSSFPGGSASADSADAVLLGLDPEQREVATTLRGPVCVLAGAGTGKTRAITHRIAYGVRSGQLMPASVLAVTFTNRAAGEMRGRLRTLGAGGVQARTFHSAALRQLQYFWPKAVGGELPRLLERKIQFVAEAGARCRIRLDRNELRDVTGEIEWAKVTQTVPADYPVAALKSGREAPRDLAEIAQIYGTYEQLKRDRGMIDFEDVLLLTVGILQDRHDIAEQIRTQYQHFVVDEYQDVSPLQQRLLDLWLGERDSLCVVGDASQTIYSFTGATPDHLLNFRTRYPQATVVKLVRDYRSTPQVVHLANGLLNQAKGRAAEHRLELISQRETGPDPVYAEYADEPTEAEGVARRIRDLIAAGVPAGEIAVLYRINAQSEVYEQALADAGVPYQLRGAERFFERQEVQKAILALRGAARSGGNDPLLDDVVELGSQVRAVLSSTGWSTEPPAGSGAVRDQWESLAALVRLAEDFARARPAATLADLTIELDERKAAQHAPTVQGVTLASLHAAKGLEWDAVFLVGLTDGMMPITYAKTDEQVEEERRLLYVGVTRARIHLSLSWALSRAPGGRPSRRPSRFLNGLRPGSAARGTGAASTAERGARGRVRRGPALCRVCGKTLTEAGELKLMRCEDCPSDMDEGLYERLREWRAGQSKEQGLPAYCVFTDKTLMAIAEAAPSEAGELSMISGVGGRKLDRYGADVLAICAGQEVGAGHPDDA, from the coding sequence ATCCGTGCCGCCTGTGGACAACTTTCCCGCCCGACCCACGAGACCTGGCAGCATGGCGGGGTGACAGCAGCAACGCACTCCTCCTCGTTCCCGGGTGGCTCCGCCTCCGCCGACTCGGCCGATGCGGTGCTCCTGGGCCTCGACCCGGAGCAGCGCGAGGTCGCGACGACCCTGCGCGGGCCGGTGTGCGTGCTGGCGGGTGCCGGTACCGGCAAGACCCGCGCGATCACCCACCGCATCGCCTACGGCGTCCGGTCCGGGCAGCTCATGCCGGCCAGTGTGCTGGCCGTCACCTTCACCAACCGCGCCGCGGGCGAAATGCGCGGACGCCTGCGCACGCTGGGCGCGGGCGGGGTCCAGGCCCGCACCTTCCACTCCGCCGCCCTGCGCCAGCTCCAGTACTTCTGGCCGAAAGCGGTCGGTGGCGAGCTGCCCCGGCTGCTGGAGCGCAAGATCCAGTTCGTCGCCGAAGCTGGCGCGCGCTGCCGCATCCGTCTCGACCGCAACGAGCTGCGCGACGTCACGGGCGAGATCGAATGGGCGAAGGTCACCCAGACCGTGCCCGCCGACTACCCGGTGGCCGCCCTCAAGTCGGGCCGCGAGGCCCCCCGGGACCTGGCCGAGATCGCCCAGATCTACGGGACGTACGAGCAGCTCAAGCGCGACCGCGGCATGATCGACTTCGAGGACGTGCTGCTCCTGACCGTCGGCATCCTCCAGGACCGCCACGACATCGCCGAGCAGATCCGCACGCAGTACCAGCACTTCGTCGTCGACGAGTACCAGGACGTCAGCCCGCTCCAGCAGCGGCTGCTGGACCTGTGGCTCGGCGAGCGCGACAGTCTCTGCGTCGTCGGTGACGCCAGCCAGACCATCTACTCCTTCACCGGCGCCACCCCCGACCACCTGCTGAACTTCCGCACCCGCTATCCGCAGGCCACGGTGGTCAAGCTGGTCCGCGACTACCGTTCCACCCCCCAGGTGGTCCACCTGGCCAACGGGCTCCTGAACCAGGCCAAGGGCCGGGCCGCCGAGCACCGGCTGGAGCTGATCTCGCAGCGCGAGACCGGCCCCGACCCCGTCTACGCCGAGTACGCGGACGAGCCCACCGAGGCCGAGGGCGTCGCCCGCCGGATCCGGGACTTGATCGCCGCGGGCGTCCCGGCGGGCGAGATCGCCGTGCTCTACCGCATCAACGCCCAGTCCGAGGTCTACGAGCAGGCCCTCGCCGACGCCGGTGTCCCCTACCAGCTGCGCGGAGCCGAGCGATTCTTCGAGCGCCAGGAGGTCCAGAAGGCGATCCTCGCGCTGCGCGGAGCCGCCCGCTCCGGCGGGAACGACCCGCTGCTCGACGACGTCGTGGAGCTGGGCTCCCAGGTCCGGGCGGTGCTCAGCTCCACCGGCTGGAGCACCGAGCCGCCCGCCGGCTCCGGCGCCGTGCGCGACCAGTGGGAATCGCTGGCCGCGCTGGTCCGCCTCGCCGAGGACTTCGCCCGGGCCCGCCCCGCAGCGACCCTGGCGGACCTCACGATCGAACTGGACGAACGCAAAGCCGCCCAGCACGCCCCGACCGTCCAGGGCGTCACCCTGGCCTCGCTGCACGCGGCGAAGGGTCTGGAGTGGGACGCCGTGTTCCTCGTCGGCCTCACCGACGGCATGATGCCGATCACCTATGCGAAGACCGACGAGCAGGTCGAGGAGGAACGGCGGCTGCTCTACGTCGGCGTCACCCGGGCACGGATCCACCTGAGCCTGTCGTGGGCGCTCTCCCGCGCCCCCGGCGGCCGGCCCTCCAGGCGCCCCAGCCGCTTCCTGAACGGCCTGCGGCCGGGCTCCGCGGCCCGGGGCACCGGAGCGGCCTCCACGGCGGAGCGAGGGGCGCGGGGGCGCGTGCGTCGTGGTCCGGCACTGTGCCGGGTCTGCGGCAAGACCCTGACCGAGGCCGGCGAGCTGAAGCTGATGCGCTGTGAGGACTGCCCGTCCGACATGGACGAAGGCCTCTACGAGCGGCTGCGGGAGTGGCGCGCGGGACAGTCGAAGGAGCAAGGCCTGCCCGCCTACTGCGTCTTCACGGACAAGACGCTGATGGCCATCGCGGAGGCCGCGCCGTCCGAGGCGGGGGAGCTCTCGATGATCTCCGGAGTGGGTGGCCGTAAGCTTGATCGGTACGGAGCCGATGTCCTGGCCATCTGCGCAGGTCAAGAGGTTGGGGCCGGGCATCCTGACGACGCGTAG
- a CDS encoding AIM24 family protein, which yields MQSALFAHAEAQSQERYAIQNPQLLRVSLTGSDDVLARKGAMVAYQGLIDFDGEYQTTSQRNARRRTGEGLDLMRCSGQGTVYLANLAQYVHVVDVDQDGLTVDSSYVLALDSTLHTEVIAVDSQYGISGSGKYQLNISGRGKVALMTSGQPLMMHVTPDKYVNVDADAIVAWSTSLRVQMQAQTHSSGVWRRRGNTGEGWELSFLGTGFALVQPSEVLPPQNAQLGQGVAAQFGMGQHGSHAQNQNNAWN from the coding sequence ATGCAGAGCGCACTTTTCGCCCACGCCGAGGCGCAGTCCCAGGAGCGGTACGCCATCCAGAACCCGCAGCTGCTGCGGGTCTCGCTGACGGGCTCCGACGACGTGCTCGCCCGCAAGGGCGCCATGGTCGCCTACCAGGGACTCATCGACTTCGACGGCGAGTACCAGACCACCAGCCAGCGCAATGCCCGTCGCCGCACCGGCGAGGGCCTCGACCTCATGCGCTGCTCCGGGCAGGGCACGGTCTACCTGGCCAACCTGGCCCAGTACGTGCACGTCGTGGACGTGGACCAGGACGGCCTCACGGTCGACAGCAGCTACGTGCTGGCCCTGGACTCCACCCTGCACACCGAGGTCATCGCGGTGGACAGCCAGTACGGGATCTCCGGCTCGGGCAAGTACCAGCTCAACATCTCCGGCCGCGGCAAGGTCGCGCTGATGACCTCCGGGCAGCCGCTGATGATGCACGTCACGCCCGACAAGTACGTCAACGTCGACGCCGACGCGATCGTGGCCTGGTCCACCTCGCTCCGGGTGCAGATGCAGGCCCAGACGCACTCCAGTGGGGTGTGGCGGCGGCGCGGCAACACCGGCGAGGGCTGGGAGCTGAGCTTCCTCGGCACCGGCTTCGCGCTGGTGCAGCCCAGCGAGGTGCTGCCGCCGCAGAACGCCCAGCTCGGCCAGGGCGTCGCCGCGCAGTTCGGCATGGGCCAGCACGGCTCGCACGCGCAGAACCAGAACAACGCCTGGAACTGA
- a CDS encoding TerD family protein, with translation MAREFQRGHKAKISDLTAGTDLYVGVQIAGSGLAFDISCFGLDANEQLSDDRYFVFFNQPKSPEESIQQLGAQSGDTESFRVTLDRIPASIHKLSFTATIDGAGQMSQIGPGYIRIVAGGEEVVRYSFTGAEFTTERAVMLGDFYLKDVWRFAAVGQGFDGGLDALLRNFGGEVAEDEQPAQQAPAAASPGFAPPQAAAPAPAFGAPAPAQQAPQAPAPAPSFGAPVPAPGAPQPQYQQPAAPAPVHAAPTMAAPLAPPAPAPYGQPPQPPQPSYGQVPPPAPAPAPYGQPPQQPSYGQVPGQQPPPYGQQQPAFGQQPPQYAQAPQQAAAGAGLAAALQPYKEVPTGARWTPQNQQLMRVDLSMGGQAVLARQGSMVLYQGKVDFSYKGAGFAGRIVGNATGQEMQLMRCTGRGQVFLAENGAHLHAIELQGDGICVSAEAVLAFDESLQHEVRRIEGHGIPGGALFTMQFQGTGTVIVKTHGVPVVLPVTPTTFADSNAIVAWSSASQVIISSQVRLRRNAYPGHSGETVNLQFRGAPGNFIVVQPYEV, from the coding sequence ATGGCCAGGGAATTCCAACGCGGCCACAAGGCCAAGATCAGTGATCTCACGGCGGGCACCGATCTGTACGTAGGCGTCCAGATCGCCGGATCAGGACTCGCCTTCGACATCAGCTGTTTCGGCCTCGACGCCAACGAGCAGCTGTCGGACGACCGTTACTTCGTCTTCTTCAATCAGCCGAAGTCGCCGGAAGAGTCCATTCAGCAACTCGGTGCGCAGTCGGGTGACACCGAATCCTTCCGGGTGACGCTGGACCGCATTCCGGCGTCCATCCACAAGCTGTCCTTCACCGCCACCATCGACGGCGCCGGACAGATGTCGCAGATCGGCCCCGGCTACATCCGGATCGTGGCCGGCGGCGAAGAGGTCGTCCGGTACTCCTTCACCGGCGCGGAGTTCACCACCGAGCGGGCCGTGATGCTCGGTGACTTCTACCTGAAGGACGTGTGGCGCTTCGCCGCCGTCGGCCAGGGCTTCGACGGCGGGCTCGACGCGCTGCTGCGGAACTTCGGCGGCGAGGTCGCCGAGGACGAGCAGCCGGCGCAGCAGGCCCCGGCCGCGGCCTCGCCCGGGTTCGCCCCGCCGCAGGCGGCCGCCCCGGCCCCGGCCTTCGGCGCCCCGGCCCCCGCTCAGCAGGCCCCGCAGGCCCCGGCCCCCGCGCCGTCCTTCGGCGCGCCCGTGCCCGCGCCCGGTGCCCCGCAGCCCCAGTACCAGCAGCCCGCGGCCCCGGCCCCGGTGCACGCCGCGCCGACCATGGCCGCGCCGCTCGCCCCGCCGGCCCCCGCCCCGTACGGCCAGCCGCCGCAGCCGCCCCAGCCGTCCTACGGCCAGGTGCCGCCGCCCGCGCCGGCCCCCGCGCCCTACGGACAGCCGCCGCAGCAGCCCTCCTACGGCCAGGTCCCCGGCCAGCAGCCGCCCCCGTACGGGCAGCAGCAGCCCGCCTTCGGCCAGCAGCCGCCGCAGTACGCGCAAGCGCCGCAGCAGGCGGCCGCCGGAGCGGGCCTCGCCGCCGCGCTCCAGCCGTACAAGGAAGTCCCCACCGGCGCCCGCTGGACCCCGCAGAACCAGCAGCTCATGCGCGTCGACCTGTCGATGGGCGGCCAGGCCGTCCTCGCCCGCCAGGGCAGCATGGTCCTGTACCAGGGCAAGGTCGACTTCAGCTACAAGGGGGCGGGCTTCGCCGGCCGCATCGTCGGCAACGCCACCGGCCAGGAGATGCAGCTCATGCGCTGCACCGGCCGCGGCCAGGTCTTCCTCGCGGAGAACGGCGCCCACCTGCACGCCATCGAGCTCCAGGGCGACGGGATCTGCGTCTCGGCCGAGGCGGTCCTCGCCTTCGACGAGTCGCTCCAGCACGAGGTCCGCCGCATCGAGGGCCACGGCATCCCCGGCGGCGCCCTGTTCACCATGCAGTTCCAGGGCACCGGCACGGTCATCGTCAAGACGCACGGCGTCCCGGTGGTCCTGCCCGTCACCCCGACCACCTTCGCGGACAGCAACGCCATCGTCGCGTGGTCCTCCGCCTCGCAGGTGATCATCTCCAGCCAGGTCCGGCTGCGGCGCAACGCCTACCCCGGCCACAGCGGGGAGACCGTGAACCTCCAGTTCCGCGGCGCTCCCGGCAACTTCATCGTCGTCCAGCCGTACGAGGTCTGA
- a CDS encoding ThiF family adenylyltransferase, whose protein sequence is MYPKVKPALARAWRDLQTVQFGVTPAHAVVLGPVDTATGTLIDRIDGTRGMELLRAEASGMGLPDGRADEVVRTLAGAGLLDDVTAGGPRAQALREHPQTVERLGPDLGSLSLVHREPGGDLRGIVARRAIRVRVRGSGRVGAVIAAVLAGAGVGRVEVLDGGRVEPADVAPGGLDPGSVGRPRAESAGRLVRESAPGRTPRAGDEAGAEPGLALVVVAPRDGLHAWAPDPDTAADWIASGIPHLYAGVLEGTGLVGPLVLPGSTACAGCMERDRVDRDAAWPRMLVQWRSAHRRRAGAACDLGLSTAVAGLAAAHALAFLDGQLPASTGSRWEAALPALHWESTPVPPHPDCPCGAGGAPEADRAGTGREGHDRMR, encoded by the coding sequence ATGTATCCGAAGGTGAAGCCGGCGCTGGCGCGGGCGTGGCGGGATCTGCAGACGGTTCAGTTCGGGGTGACGCCCGCCCATGCGGTGGTGCTCGGCCCCGTGGACACGGCGACGGGCACGCTGATCGACCGGATCGACGGGACCCGGGGGATGGAACTGTTGCGGGCCGAGGCCTCGGGGATGGGGCTGCCGGACGGCCGGGCCGACGAGGTGGTCAGGACGCTGGCGGGGGCCGGCCTGCTCGACGACGTCACGGCGGGCGGCCCGCGGGCCCAAGCCCTGCGGGAGCATCCGCAGACCGTGGAGCGGCTGGGCCCCGACCTGGGTTCGCTGTCCCTGGTCCACCGGGAGCCCGGCGGGGACTTACGGGGGATCGTCGCCCGCCGGGCGATACGGGTCCGGGTGCGCGGGAGCGGCCGGGTGGGGGCCGTGATCGCCGCGGTCCTGGCGGGAGCCGGCGTGGGCCGGGTCGAGGTGCTCGACGGGGGCCGGGTGGAGCCGGCGGACGTGGCGCCGGGCGGGCTGGACCCCGGGAGCGTGGGCCGGCCGCGGGCCGAATCCGCGGGCAGGCTGGTGCGCGAATCGGCCCCGGGGCGCACCCCGCGGGCCGGGGACGAGGCGGGGGCGGAGCCGGGACTGGCCCTGGTGGTGGTCGCGCCCCGGGACGGGCTGCACGCCTGGGCCCCGGATCCGGACACCGCAGCCGACTGGATCGCCTCGGGCATCCCGCACCTGTACGCGGGGGTGTTGGAGGGGACGGGGCTGGTGGGGCCGCTGGTGCTGCCGGGGTCGACGGCCTGCGCGGGGTGCATGGAGCGCGACCGCGTGGACCGGGACGCCGCCTGGCCGAGGATGCTCGTGCAGTGGCGTTCGGCCCACCGCCGCCGCGCGGGTGCTGCCTGCGACCTGGGCCTGTCCACGGCGGTGGCCGGGCTGGCCGCGGCGCACGCGCTGGCCTTCCTCGACGGACAATTGCCCGCTTCCACGGGCTCCCGCTGGGAGGCCGCCCTCCCCGCGCTGCACTGGGAATCCACACCGGTCCCCCCACATCCCGACTGCCCCTGTGGGGCGGGTGGGGCACCGGAGGCGGATCGGGCGGGGACCGGCCGGGAGGGCCATGACAGGATGCGCTGA